Below is a window of Poecile atricapillus isolate bPoeAtr1 chromosome 2, bPoeAtr1.hap1, whole genome shotgun sequence DNA.
ATGGGTACCTCTTGGTTTTAGCATTAAAGACCAATAAATGGTCATGAGATTTGTTTCTGTGCCCACAGCACTGATGTGATGTTGTCTGGAAAGTGTAAATTGAAAGAGTGCTCTGCTTTCTCACCTCAGAGGTTGGTGTTGCAGACCCACAACTCTGGGGAAGAGCATCCCTGGAGGCATGCAGATAGCAAGTGTCAGCTTCTCCTCACAGGGAGAGGGATGTCGCCAAGGAAAGGgctctcacctcctcctctaCCACATTATACCCAGTGGCTGATGCAGGCACCAGACATGTATTAGTGTGGCCTTCAAGCTGGATTAAAATACCTTAAAAAGCAGGCTCAGTGCTCAAAGCTCCCATTTTGGGGGGAGCACAGAGGCATTTTAGTGGTTCTCCTGCTGCCTTGTTCAGGAATCATAACAGACCCTACAAACAGGTTAGTTTGATTGTAGTTGAAAATAAAGGCTTATCCTTCTAAAAAGTAAAATTGTAAGTACAATGAACAGGATGCATTTATTATAATACAGTTGTAAGGAACTGTTGGAAAGGGTGGCTAGCTGAGCCTGAACCAGAGGATTGCAGGGGAAACAAATTAAGGGCCACCTGTTGGTTTAATATCCTTATTACTTTAGGAATTTAAtgaaaagtttaattaaaacacACAAGAAGTAGAAAAGTATTACACAGCTATGTAGGCTTCACCCTGAGGAAACAGATCTGAATTTATCCATTCATTTGGAAAGGAAAGGACAAGAATTATCTGGTATCTCTTCTCTTGTTAGTAGAAGATGACTTGTTCAAAAGCAATATCCAGTTACTTAGATGCATGTATACCTTACATGTATCCAAATAGTCTACATGTGTTTCACAGAATCTCATCCAAAGgtatttctgtggaaaattaAGAGCAGACTGGCGCTATTAGAGCCTAACTCTGAGGTGACTTCTGCTGTAGGTAACATTTGGCTATTCCTTTGGTCCCAGTAAGTGAGATGGTTTCAGTTCACATgagaggggatttttttcaggaaaaaagctGAAACCATCCATAGCTCAAAATCAGCACCTTGATGTCTACTAAGAAATGCAGAGGCAGTCAAGATAGTATACTGCCTTCTGATAGTCGAAGTTACACATTTCATTTAGCATATCCACTTTAAAATGTGTTCAGTGTTCAGTGCTGTTACCTGTAGTTCCTCCTTATAATAAAACaagaacagaagagaaaatatgtCTTTTCAAAATGTGATCTTTGAGCATGTGGCACCTGAGTGTTTGGTCAAGTGTGACTTTAAGCCTGGCTAGTCACCACCAGGTTTCTTAGAATGGATGGGGAGATACTTTGGTTTTCCTTAACAATGGAAAATATGGTTTAAATACCTTCCATGATGGTGGTCAGATAGCTGTAGAATATGAGAGCCATCATATTGACAAAGTCCTTGACAGTGTTTAACCTGACCTGGATTGGGTGAAACCAACATTTTAGGAATAAAGGAGATTTGCATCTCATCACAGTCAGAGAGTTGAGCCATTTATCCCTTTctattttcatatttctctttaaatttcTATCTTTCCTCTTGTGTATATGTACCCTTTTATCACGCCAGTCATAGGACTTCCATTTGCATATCTATTAAATATAGTAGTTACTGAAGTCACATGAAAGGGTTTGTCAAGAGGCCCATTTTGCTCTGCAGGGGCTTGCTTTCTCTGGCCAAATGACAACAGTGGCCAGCCCAGAAGGTAGACTCAGAAGCCCTGGGAAATTGAGTCTTACcaacatttaaaattttcccAGTTGTCCAAGATGGAGAGATTCTCATAGCACTGGGAAAGCGCTGATGGGATAAAAGTGAGGAGATTTCGGTGTCACACTACAGGATGATAGAAAAACAGTTAGCTCCCTCTAGGAAAGGCGCTTCTTAGACTTTTAATGCCAGCATGGAAAAAAGGAGAGCTGAAATCTTTGCTGGGCATACCTTCTGCCTGTTTCAGCAGAGAGGGCTGCAAACTCAGGAGAGAGCCTTGCCCAGAGTGAAGGTGGAGGGGCCTGTTCTGGGCTGTTGGTGGAAGCTGTGTAAGCTGGCATCAGTCTCAGTTAAATTTTAAACTGTTTAATCAGtttaaaagttaaattaaaGAATAATATGAAATGAAACAAACTCAGTGCACCCACACCTGGTGTTGCTCAGTTTAGTGGGTTTTGGTCTACACTTGTGCATACCATTTGTATATTCATGTTTCCTTTGCATTCACCATAGAGAGACACTGATTTCACTTCTTACTGGAAACCTCTGTGCTGTAAAATGATTCCCTTTAGTTCTGTTTCCTAATTTTCCATGTGATTAATAATTTGTAGAGTGGAGAAATATGAGCTACTGTAAAATATAGTGGACTTTATACCCTTCATTTACTAAAATCATTTATTCCCCTGACATTAGAccaaagaagaaacagaaaaatcagaaaaactcATATTTTTGCAGAAGGGAGGTACTACATTCCTTGAAATGCAGGTAAAAACAAACAATACTTCATTGAAATGCAGTCAGAAAGGATGGCaatgatttattattttattatcttttttcctttccaagccctcccttttaatatttttttttattattataatttcataattttcagATAGGGATATAATCTGGAGGCCAAATTCTGAGGAATGGGTCTTCTCCAGAGCCTGTGGTTTCCTAATGGAGACTGATTTCTCTGCTAGTTAGAAATCTTCTTGCACGGTGCTGTTTGGATGCTGTTTGCAGTTTGCATGCATTTCCAGCATAAACCTCACTGAGAACGTTACGGTGAATGGGGCACTTCTGTCACGAGAATGAGTTTCCTTTATATTGTCAAGTGAATTTAGATTATGCTGAGTGATGGTgaactttatatttttattggtttttctATTAGCCAAGTGTGATAGAGAAGAAGCTGCAGGAAGGAGAATCTGCTGGCACTTTGGTTACTTCTCATCAAATCATTATCCAGAAAAGTATCCCATCATCCCTAGaggttatttttaattcattcgATTTTAAACTACATAATTTGCTTAGTTAAATACAGAAGTTGTGGTCTTAAAGTAAAATAACTGGATGCTGATTGCACAGTCAAAGCAAAGCACATAGCGCATTTgcatgaggaggaaaaaagatgcTGCAATTAAGTTTCATTCAGAATTTGTAGTAGTATGCTTAGTTTATACAGTTTGCTGTGTTGTGCTTCTCCATTTAAACGGTCCTGAAGGGCGTTGATGTTCTTctaaggaaaacaaggaaattcAGTACAGGCTACGTACAAAAGCGTACTATTCTAAAACGTCATTAACAGCATGTTTGTAACAACTGGGGTACAGTTGAATGGGCTTATTTGCCCtatttttgtaatttgtttttGACTGTAGCTTTGTGAACCACTGCAATGTGTGATTTTTAACCCCATCTTGATCCCAATCACCATTATAATTATGTGCTGACATGCTATTTTGCTTcaaacaaatacagaaatagtGTGGcaaaagtaatatttttgtgTCCATGTCATATGGACCTCTGAAGAGAGAGAATATGCAAAGAAATCGTATTTTGCCTAAGGTGATTCTGTTTATTAGCTTGATAACTGCTCTAAGAGGTACAATGCTAAAAGTTACTATATGCTTTCAGAAGAAGCAACGTGATTTCTTAAAAGTCTTCATAATTTAGTGCTCCTGAAGTACAGATAAACCTTCAGATATTCTAATTTAGCTTTTATTCTCAAATATAGGGCACTGAGGATTGGGTTATTATAGACAAAATACCCTCTGAGGTAGTTGATGGTGAATCGGAAAAAAATCTGGCATACAAAGTAGTGACTGTGAGCAGTAAAGCTGCCTTTCCACCTGAGATATTAAAATCCAGTACCGTTCTAATGCAGAGCTTTGAGGACTTGGAAAGTGAAATACAATCCAATGAGGAGAATAAGCAGAAAATGTTCACCCTAGGAAAGTCCTATGATACCGTATCTGGGAAAATTGTAACCATGACAAGTAAAGCTAAAGAGAGCGAGAAAGCAGTACAGCCTTCAGTAGAAACTTTGCAAAAAATGGAAAGGCAAGTGCAAGAATCTGTGAAAATCGTTCCAATAGTGGCCAAGTATGAAATCCTCAAGCCTGTCGCTGATGAGAATGCCAGGCGGGGATCCGATGTGCAGAGCACAAGAAGGAAGCTGTCTGACTCTCTGACACCCATAAAGGAAGCAGAATCTCAGTTGCAAAGTCCTGAAGAGGAGAGTTTGAAAAAAACACTGAGGATGGACCAGGATTTGCAGTTACTTGGTACACTGGAAAGCTTACAGCTTGGCAAAGCAGAAAAGCATCTTGGCGGAGAAGCTGTAAAAGCAGGGGCGTTTGCCCGGACAGATAAGAGCCTGTCTGAGTGGAGATATTCCAGAGAACAGCCATTTACCATTGCTACTGCTCACTATGTTACTGAGTCGTCTGCATCAAAAGTAGTGGTAACAAGTGGCTTTCACTTCATGCCACGATTTAAAGATAAAAGCATGACTTCTTTTAGGCAATCCCTTCACACCACCCTAGCTTTTGGTTCTCTTGCTGCCTGGCTTTATGTTGACAGCAGCCAACCCAGCTTATTTGTTTTCTCTCATACTTTGACTCCAACTCACAGTCTGAAGCAGACATTATATAAGGCTTTCAACCCTCCTGGTTTATGTACTGAAATTAAGTATTGCTGCTGTGGCTTgttaataaaaggaaaaaaaaaaaaaaggtttgctTGAACCAGCAAAATGCCAATGCTAACAACTACGCTTTGTAACTATTGCTTACTACAGCCATTGTGAATTCGCTctgatttattttcccattcttttcttGTTTCCAACCTCTCCTTGCCTCTGcaaccttttctccttttcctccgTCTCCGCCTCTGGTTTTGGCAATTAATATGTCTGTGCATATGcatctgcctttttttctgtgtatgaCTCTACATTTCTTTGTCTATTTAGACTAAACAGTCCACCACTGAAAAAACCTTGGATGGTTCAGATATCTTCACTTTAATAGAGTCCGCCAGAAAACCGACTGAGTTCATAGGAGGGGTTACTTCTTCTTCCCATAGCTGGGCTCAGGTGGCTGCTTGATTCCCTCCATCGGTGTCATAACCACACAGcaattgcttttgcttttctcttgttttgtggttttttttgcacaATATGGAACTGTATAACTAGTGCATGTATTCATGTGTGTTTTCCTTTATTACGATGGACCACCAACAGAAACTTCaccaaaaaggggaaaaaaaaaaaaaaagcaacaaccaggttttctttcatttcattttattttggtcaTTTTGTGGGGTGCTATATTTTGCCTTTGTAAAACTCACACAAAAATACCAAGGGGGAGAACACCAACATCAAAATTTCTCTTCACTTCTAAAAATTTTGattcttgctttgttttccatttctgctaTACTAATAACATCCTGAGAACAAAAATCTATGCAATGTGAGAGAAATAACTTGGCAAAATATAATGcccatttttcaaaatttatgtTCACAGTACATTAAGCTTGGGAGCTACTGCAAATCAAATAGTATTGTCTGCTTCTGAtgctgagggttttttcctccttccctgcagagaATAGACACGACAACGTCTCAGGAAATAACTTCCAGTGACACGAAGCAAGCAGTTCAGCCGGATCAGGATACAGTGCAGAAGGTTGTACAGGAGACTGTAGTTGTCAAGGAGAGACATGGGATGGAGGTGCATGCAGGCGGGGATCCTGCTAAAATGGCCGGACTTACGCTGGATGCCCAGGCTGAGGCAGCATCGGCGGTGGCTGCTGGCGTGAAAGGGAaggagggctctgctgggacTGAGGGGGcgaaggaggaaaaaagggaggaggCTGGGAAAGCCCTGACCAAACAGGAAGGAGCCGCTGCCACTGCTTCGTGTGAGCAGGTGGAGGAGCACAGAACAACAGTCCAGCTTTCAGAGtctttggaaagaaaacctCATTTTGAGGTAACTTGTTGTTAAATTGGTCATGTCTGTGCTGAACTGTGAATGTAGGCAATAGTGGGCTAAGTTAACTCCTGTCATTAAAAGTGTGCCCAGCTTGTATGATTGCACTTTTACAGcaagcaggtttttttctcctcttattTCCTCCTTGCATGTCACCTGCAAGGCTTGCTGCTGGTTTCCATCATTAGCAAAATGCCATGCATGTTTTACTTGAAACTGCTTTCCATGCTACAGAGAAATACCAAATTTCATGGCATTTTACACAACAGATAACAAGATCAGGTGGCATTCTGTTTGGGAAAGTCCATCAAGGTTGGCAAAGTTCACATGTCCTCAAAGACAGGAAATAGATTGGTTTTTTCCATGCTTGGTTCAATTATAAATAAGTGTACTGTGTCTTAAACAGACCAGGTTCCTTATCTTAGCCCCATTAGTAGAATTCAAGAGCTGTTTTGTACAGTGTTTTTTCCCAAGAGATGAAACGACTAAGCCTGGGCAGAATTCATTCTCTTgtcattttaagaaaatgtaGAATCACAGATTCTCAGAACAGTTGAGGCTGGGAGGGccctctggaggtcatctgcTCCAATCCCCTGATCAGGCAAGTACATCCAGAGTGAGTTGCTGCCCAGGACCATGTCCAGAGAGCTTCCTCTGAGTATCTTCAAGGAAGGACACTCCACAGTATCcttgggcaacctgtgccagtgttcaGTCACTCCCACAgtgaaaaagtgtttcctgatgttcacAGGGAaccttttgtttttcaagttGTGACCCTTGCTTCCTGTATCATTGTATTATTGTATTATTTAGAACATTTTGGactttgtttttgtaaaatccaGGGAAGTGCTAAATGTCACCACCATTATACACATGAATGTACTGctgtaatgaaaataattttctcctttttttttttttttttttttttttgttaaatgcaGAGAACTTTTTAGTTATTGTTTCTTTGCcccaagtgaaaaaaaaaaattgtggtaGAGAAATTCATAAGCCTAGCTAAATGTTCCAATTCCCTCTTTTTTGTTCATGCAGTCACCAGTTGTGAAGACTGAGACTATAAGTTTCAGCAGTATTCCCGCTGGTGGGGAAACCCTTGAAATTTCAACAAAGGAAGTGCCAGTAGTCCatacagaaacaaaaaccatTACATATGAGTCTTCTCAGGTAAGAAATTCTGAAAAAGACAGCGTCTAATTTAACATGGCTTTAAGGAACCCATTTCTTCACTCGTCTTTAAGTGGATTTATTAGTTTAAACTTTTCTAAGTTGTTCAAGTATTAAATGTTAGCATGAGGAGCAAGTACAGTAGAATACCTTACCAGAGGGTCATTCTCACATCATGATGTTGGGCCTTTTGAGAACATTGATGAAAGTGCAGATTTAAAAGCACCATCCTCTCATCTCTGCTTCCAGAGGGGAAGGACAGCCTCCAGATGCACAGAGAAATACTGACATGTGGTCGCCCTAATAGCAGTTGTCCCCTACCATAAGATACCCACTTTATGAAGAATTGTAGAATTTTAATGGCCCAGTTCTTGTCTCCCTGTGCTCAAGAGCATTTTTTCAGTGACTGCTTTCCTCTTCTGGTTTCTAGGTGGATTGCGGTGCTGACTCTGAACCAGGTGTATTGATGAGTGCACAAACTATCACATCTGAAACCACCAGCACTACAACTACTACACATATCACCAAAGTGAGTCCTCAGAAAACAGGGAGTTCCTTTTTCACCAGGGTGTATGCTATCTTAGCTTTGGTTCTATGatttatttcaaaaagaaaacacattcagATACTCTCTTGACAAAACGTTGTACATTTACCATCCTTGTCTTTATTCACCTGTCTTTGGCTATGCTGAGTTGATTAACACACATCCAATGACTTCACATGAATCTTAAACATTTTGGGTATGTCTATGAAAGTACAAAACCTTGCTGTACAGAGACACTTGATTTAGCTGCAAATATTACCTGGAACTGGGAAGAGTGTTGCCATCATATGGTAACCTGGAAGGAAAAACTTGTCTGAACATGGGGCTCCATTGCCATTACTGTGCCTTTCAGCCCTGAGATATTAGCACTGCAGGGTGTTGAAAGCACATAGTGAATCTATATCCTGTAGCCATAACAGGACATTCAGTCAGCTCCAACACTGTGTTTCTGGGTGGTTCCCTGAGGAACTTGCCCACAGCCAGACCAAAAGCTCATCTGCACAGACAAACCATGCGGTGTCTTCCAGGTTCTAAGGCAGCATTTAAGTAACAGTTCCTCCCTAAGCAGAAACCCTCTTAGTGCTATGACAGCTCTTCTACCAATATTCACTGAGAACAGGATTTCATCTTTCTGCAGTGAAGTTCCCCCATTAGTAGAAGAGCCATACAAAGGCCATACCCCTATGCCATTCTGAAGCAAGCAGTTGGACTTAAATAGGTCTGAATATGGGCTGTCTGTATTCCCATTCTGTTTTTCATGGGAAGAGTTTGTCATTTTTGACATACAGACATCTCTTTTGATGCATGTGCAGATTAACTAGAATTATAAAATTTCCTGTGTTGGAAGGACATCTGGAGTCCATTAGTCCATTCAAAGCATTCAGGCCAACTCCAGAGCTCTCACTTGCAGTCCAGGGTTGTCACCTCTGTGCAAACTGTTTGAGCCATTTCAGTCCAGTCATGAGAGAATCCCTGCACTGATCATTCTGGGGACGAGTAGCAGCACTCCAAAGTAAGTTACTGATACGCATTTTTGTCCCCCCCATCTAGACTGTGAAAGGAGGCATCTCAGAGACAAGAATTGAAAAACGAATAGTCATCACAGGAGATGCAGATATTGATCATGATCAGGTAAAATCTACAAACTGCTAAAAAGGCTACCCTGAAGACTGCCAAAAACAACATTTCTAAACATTCCTTCGACAGATATTATTCATACTAGCATGCCTTAAATTAAGCTGGAATAGTAGTTAAATCAGTGATGgtatatttcatattttaatcaTTTTCCTCATTTGTAAATTGTGTAATATGTCATGAATCTCTCCACCTTGCTACTGATCATGCATGTTCCacctcctttttgtttttgccCTTCTGTGGTTTCCTTGGGATAGGCGCTGGCTCAGGCAATTAAAGAAGCCAAAGAGCAGCACCCTGACATGTCAGTGACCAAAGTAGTGGTACATAAAGAGACAGAAATCACACCAGAAGATGGGGAGGATTGACCACAGGTAAGAGGACCAGATGATTTTCCTAGGCATTTACTGAGCTGGCATGTTGCAGATGTTGTTTTCCTACCATATTTCACCTTTAACTCTTCACTTTCTCTCGCTGGCATTTTCAAGTTGCTGGTTATCAGTTctgatatttgaaaataaaccaCATTGGCTCTAGACATCTGTCTTCATTAAACAGTGCCAGCTGGAGAAACTACTAATTTGCTTTCGTTGGCTTTCTGAAAAGTCCTCATTGTCCATGCTTTGTTATAGTCTAATTTTCTACTTCTGAAGtcataaaaaaatctgttgtcTGCTTTTGTGTCATTTAAGAACAAAACCAATTTGTTCTTAAAGGTGtgcattttggttttaaaatgcCAAGGGAAAAACCTACAGCtgctttttaaatgttttgtgcAGATATGTTAAAAGTTATGCTTCAATTCCCAACTTGCAAAGATATGGTCCAACTCGCTTTTAAACGCAGTGAATTAGTTTGTTGGTATTTGGGTGTCTTGGCTTTCTTGTACTTGAAAGAacatttaatgttttaaagCAGCATTGTTTATCAGGATGAGATGATAATGCAGCTTTCCTTGCGTCTAGCTTTCCTTCAGTAAAGGCATGCTCTCCAATAGTGGCTGGCTAAACAGACGCCTCAATATTcctgtatttattctgtgtgcAGAAACATGTCATGCATACTAACCCGCTATGCAAAAACTCCTAATGCCAGCACCATTGCACAAATTGCTTTGAATGCTGTATgcagaaggggaagaaaaagctgCTTGTCAGATTTGTTGAATCGATAGCAGCATTTTATTCTTAAAACAATGTGTATTCCCTAGCACTTGGTGTAAGTAACAGAGTGTAATGCACAGCACCTTTTGAAGCTCTTTGGCTCTCCTGCTTTTGGATATGCAGACCctaaagaaaactgaatttcagtGTCAGTTATTTATTTGGAAGATGGAACCAGTCACTAAGGAGTGAGTAGCTGTGATTCTTGTGGTATTCTGCTAATTGTTTCAGAGACAGCTCAATGTGGCTTGCTTAAAAGTCTATTGATGTCACTAATTCTTTCTGTTGGCATCAGTGGACTTTGGATTTGGTCCAAGTTGCTTATATGGGGATGATGCCATtttcaaacagcttttcttA
It encodes the following:
- the EPB41L3 gene encoding band 4.1-like protein 3 isoform X3, whose translation is MTTESGSDSESKDKEQDQEESPAQEGAAETQPQEQQEQQQPQQQPPSEEQQTALEQFSAVAAHSTPVRKEQATEKEQEFAAASAKQLEYQQLEDDKLSQKSSSSKLSKSPLKIVKKPKNMQCKVTLLDGSEYACEVEKRSRGQVLFDKVCEHLNLLEKDYFGLTYRDTENQKNWLDPAKEIKKQIRSGAWQFAFNVKFYPPDPAQLSEDITRYYLCLQLRDDIVSGRLPCSFVTLALLGSYTVQSELGDYDPDEYGSDYISEFRFAPNHTKELEDKVIELHKSHRGMTPAEAEMHFLENAKKLSMYGVDLHHAKDSEGVEIMLGVCASGLLIYRDRLRINRFAWPKVLKISYKRNNFYIKIRPGEFEQFESTIGFKLPNHRAAKRLWKVCVEHHTFFRLLLPEAPPKKFLTLGSKFRYSGRTQAQTRRASALIDRPAPYFERSSSKRYTMSRSLDGEVGTGQYATTKGISQTNLITTVTPEKKTEEDKVDEEGKKKRAEEVTPISAIRHDTKNSLIKRIQGENVYVKHSNLMLEDLDKTQEDLMKHQTNISELKRTFLETSTETTVSNEWEKRLSTSPVRLAARQEDAPMIEPLVPEETKEETEKSEKLIFLQKGGTTFLEMQPSVIEKKLQEGESAGTLVTSHQIIIQKSIPSSLEGTEDWVIIDKIPSEVVDGESEKNLAYKVVTVSSKAAFPPEILKSSTVLMQSFEDLESEIQSNEENKQKMFTLGKSYDTVSGKIVTMTSKAKESEKAVQPSVETLQKMERQVQESVKIVPIVAKYEILKPVADENARRGSDVQSTRRKLSDSLTPIKEAESQLQSPEEESLKKTLRMDQDLQLLGTLESLQLGKAEKHLGGEAVKAGAFARTDKSLSEWRYSREQPFTIATAHYVTESSASKVVTKQSTTEKTLDGSDIFTLIESARKPTEFIGGVTSSSHSWAQRIDTTTSQEITSSDTKQAVQPDQDTVQKVVQETVVVKERHGMEVHAGGDPAKMAGLTLDAQAEAASAVAAGVKGKEGSAGTEGAKEEKREEAGKALTKQEGAAATASCEQVEEHRTTVQLSESLERKPHFESPVVKTETISFSSIPAGGETLEISTKEVPVVHTETKTITYESSQVDCGADSEPGVLMSAQTITSETTSTTTTTHITKTVKGGISETRIEKRIVITGDADIDHDQALAQAIKEAKEQHPDMSVTKVVVHKETEITPEDGED
- the EPB41L3 gene encoding band 4.1-like protein 3 isoform X1, which gives rise to MTTESGSDSESKDKEQDQEESPAQEGAAETQPQEQQEQQQPQQQPPSEEQQTALEQFSAVAAHSTPVRKEQATEKEQEFAAASAKQLEYQQLEDDKLSQKSSSSKLSKSPLKIVKKPKNMQCKVTLLDGSEYACEVEKRSRGQVLFDKVCEHLNLLEKDYFGLTYRDTENQKNWLDPAKEIKKQIRSGAWQFAFNVKFYPPDPAQLSEDITRYYLCLQLRDDIVSGRLPCSFVTLALLGSYTVQSELGDYDPDEYGSDYISEFRFAPNHTKELEDKVIELHKSHRGMTPAEAEMHFLENAKKLSMYGVDLHHAKDSEGVEIMLGVCASGLLIYRDRLRINRFAWPKVLKISYKRNNFYIKIRPGEFEQFESTIGFKLPNHRAAKRLWKVCVEHHTFFRLLLPEAPPKKFLTLGSKFRYSGRTQAQTRRASALIDRPAPYFERSSSKRYTMSRSLDGASVNENHEMYMKDSVSAAEVGTGQYATTKGISQTNLITTVTPEKKTEEDKVDEEGKKKRAEEVTPISAIRHDTKNSLIKRIQGENVYVKHSNLMLEDLDKTQEDLMKHQTNISELKRTFLETSTETTVSNEWEKRLSTSPVRLAARQEDAPMIEPLVPEETKEETEKSEKLIFLQKGGTTFLEMQPSVIEKKLQEGESAGTLVTSHQIIIQKSIPSSLEGTEDWVIIDKIPSEVVDGESEKNLAYKVVTVSSKAAFPPEILKSSTVLMQSFEDLESEIQSNEENKQKMFTLGKSYDTVSGKIVTMTSKAKESEKAVQPSVETLQKMERQVQESVKIVPIVAKYEILKPVADENARRGSDVQSTRRKLSDSLTPIKEAESQLQSPEEESLKKTLRMDQDLQLLGTLESLQLGKAEKHLGGEAVKAGAFARTDKSLSEWRYSREQPFTIATAHYVTESSASKVVTKQSTTEKTLDGSDIFTLIESARKPTEFIGGVTSSSHSWAQRIDTTTSQEITSSDTKQAVQPDQDTVQKVVQETVVVKERHGMEVHAGGDPAKMAGLTLDAQAEAASAVAAGVKGKEGSAGTEGAKEEKREEAGKALTKQEGAAATASCEQVEEHRTTVQLSESLERKPHFESPVVKTETISFSSIPAGGETLEISTKEVPVVHTETKTITYESSQVDCGADSEPGVLMSAQTITSETTSTTTTTHITKTVKGGISETRIEKRIVITGDADIDHDQALAQAIKEAKEQHPDMSVTKVVVHKETEITPEDGED
- the EPB41L3 gene encoding band 4.1-like protein 3 isoform X4 encodes the protein MTTESGSDSESKDKEQDQEESPAQEGAAETQPQEQQEQQQPQQQPPSEEQQTALEQFSAVAAHSTPVRKEQATEKEQEFAAASAKQLEYQQLEDDKLSQKSSSSKLSKSPLKIVKKPKNMQCKVTLLDGSEYACEVEKRSRGQVLFDKVCEHLNLLEKDYFGLTYRDTENQKNWLDPAKEIKKQIRSGAWQFAFNVKFYPPDPAQLSEDITRYYLCLQLRDDIVSGRLPCSFVTLALLGSYTVQSELGDYDPDEYGSDYISEFRFAPNHTKELEDKVIELHKSHRGMTPAEAEMHFLENAKKLSMYGVDLHHAKDSEGVEIMLGVCASGLLIYRDRLRINRFAWPKVLKISYKRNNFYIKIRPGEFEQFESTIGFKLPNHRAAKRLWKVCVEHHTFFRLLLPEAPPKKFLTLGSKFRYSGRTQAQTRRASALIDRPAPYFERSSSKRYTMSRSLDGASVNENHEMYMKDSVSAAEVGTGQYATTKGISQTNLITTVTPEKKTEEDKVDEEGKKKRAEEVTPISAIRHDTKDLDKTQEDLMKHQTNISELKRTFLETSTETTVSNEWEKRLSTSPVRLAARQEDAPMIEPLVPEETKEETEKSEKLIFLQKGGTTFLEMQPSVIEKKLQEGESAGTLVTSHQIIIQKSIPSSLEGTEDWVIIDKIPSEVVDGESEKNLAYKVVTVSSKAAFPPEILKSSTVLMQSFEDLESEIQSNEENKQKMFTLGKSYDTVSGKIVTMTSKAKESEKAVQPSVETLQKMERQVQESVKIVPIVAKYEILKPVADENARRGSDVQSTRRKLSDSLTPIKEAESQLQSPEEESLKKTLRMDQDLQLLGTLESLQLGKAEKHLGGEAVKAGAFARTDKSLSEWRYSREQPFTIATAHYVTESSASKVVTKQSTTEKTLDGSDIFTLIESARKPTEFIGGVTSSSHSWAQRIDTTTSQEITSSDTKQAVQPDQDTVQKVVQETVVVKERHGMEVHAGGDPAKMAGLTLDAQAEAASAVAAGVKGKEGSAGTEGAKEEKREEAGKALTKQEGAAATASCEQVEEHRTTVQLSESLERKPHFESPVVKTETISFSSIPAGGETLEISTKEVPVVHTETKTITYESSQVDCGADSEPGVLMSAQTITSETTSTTTTTHITKTVKGGISETRIEKRIVITGDADIDHDQALAQAIKEAKEQHPDMSVTKVVVHKETEITPEDGED